A window of the Trichoderma asperellum chromosome 6, complete sequence genome harbors these coding sequences:
- a CDS encoding uncharacterized protein (EggNog:ENOG41~TransMembrane:1 (o704-722i)) — translation MSTANTRSRQSVQYVWRGAENKENNGLAGESNRLINYLTQEQQQEAQRRISIATMVVSELTASAVAMKSSPPSERGDSSGSSIEAQLPPLQNRAKEGRSPFVKGYGDSLVAWQLLDDESVERARRENKLIFLHIGYRACHFSRLMALESFMNSDCAAVLNHSFIPIIIDREVRPDIDTIYMNYVQAVSNSGGWPLNLFLTPELEPVFGGTYWPGPSVARRAAEDHGDEPLDFLVILKKVRNIWKDQQARCRKEATEVIGQLREFAAEGTLGKRSIAAPQQQQIAPAGWAAPVSNQPVAKVSDSADVSSELDLDQLEEAYTHIAGTFDPVYGGFGLAPKFLTPPKLAFLLNLVNFPTPVQDVVGEAECKHALDMALDTLRKIRDGALHDHIGATGFARCSVTPDWSIPNFEKLVVDNAELLQLYLEAWRKSGGKEDSEFYDVVVELAEYLTSPPIALPNGGFASSEAADSYAKRGDAEKREGAYYLWTRREFASVVNADDKHISAIAEAYWDVQEDGNVDEDHDPNDDFINQNILRIRKTPEELSKQFNVPVATVKRNIETAREALKKRREKERPHPDVDDKIVTGWNGLVVSALIRTAAFLKELQPEKSLKYLSAAKKSISFIKENLWDEKNKTLYRIWSDGRHTEGFADDYAYLIHGLLDLFDATGEESYVEFADNLQKSQNALFYDSAGAFYSTTLSSPHTILRLKDGMDTSLPSTNGVSVSNLFRLGELLADEKFTGLARETINAFEAEMLQHPWLFPGLLGGVVVARLGLGLEGRTLNVRYKSTRRKA, via the exons ATGTCCACAGCCA ACACACGATCACGGCAAAGCGTCCAATACGTTTGGCGAGGTGCGGAAAATAAGGAAAATAACGGCTTGGCGGGGGAGTCGAACAGGTTAATCAACTACCTTACACaagagcagcaacaagaagCCCAACGCCGAATCTCGATCGCCACCATGGTTGTCTCCGAGCTGACAGCTTCTGCCGTCGCCATGAAATCTTCCCCACCGTCGGAGAGAGgagacagcagcggcagcagcatagAAGCTCAACTACCGCCTCTCCAGAATCGCGCAAAAGAAGGCAGGTCGCCGTTTGTCAAGGGCTATGGTGATAGTCTTGTGGCATGGCAGCTGCTGGACGATGAGTCTGTTGAAAGAGCgaggagagagaacaagCTAATCTTTTTGCACATTGGATACAGAGCGTGCCACT TCTCTCGCCTTATGGCGCTCGAATCCTTTATGAACTCCGATTGCGCTGCCGTCTTAAACCACTCATTTatccccatcatcatcgaccgCGAAGTGCGCCCCGATATTGACACCATCTACATGAACTACGTCCAAGCCGTGAGCAACTCTGGAGGCTGGCCGCTCAACCTCTTCCTTACGCCCGAACTGGAGCCTGTTTTCGGTGGAACGTACTGGCCTGGCCCAAGTGTAGCAAGGAGAGCTGCAGAAGACCACGGTGACGAGCCCTTGGATTTTCTGGTCATCTTGAAAAAAGTGCGCAACATCTGGAAGGATCAGCAGGCAAGATGCCGCAAAGAGGCAACCGAGGTCATTGGCCAACTGCGTGAATTTGCGGCCGAAGGCACTCTGGGGAAACGAAGCATCGCGGctccacagcagcagcagatagCTCCGGCTGGCTGGGCTGCGCCAGTGTCCAACCAGCCTGTGGCCAAGGTGAGCGACAGTGCGGACGTTTCCAGCGAGCTGGACCTTGAccagcttgaagaagcttATACGCACATTGCTGGAACCTTTGATCCTGTGTATGGAGGATTTGGCCTGGCGCCCAAATTCTTGACGCCACCCAAGTTGGCCTTTCTTTTGAATCTGGTCAACTTCCCTACCCCTGTTCAGGATGTTGTGGGTGAAGCTGAGTGCAAGCATGCACTGGATATGGCTCTGGATACCTTGCGCAAGATTCGAGATGGGGCGCTGCATGACCACATCGGAGCCACTGGATTTGCGCGATGTTCGGTTACACCTGATTGGAGCATACCCAACTTTGAGAAGTTGGTCGTTGATAACGCtgagcttctgcagctgtaCCTAGAGGCATGGAGAAAGAGCGGCGGAAAGGAGGACAGCGAATTTTACGATGTCGTTGTCGAGCTCGCCGAGTATCTAACCTCCCCGCCCATTGCCCTTCCAAACGGTGGCTTTGCCTCATCCGAAGCTGCAGATTCGTATGCCAAGAGAGGAGACgccgaaaagagagagggagctTATTATCTATGGACACGGCGTGAGTTCGCTTCTGTCGTCAACGCTGATGATAAACACATCAGCGCCATAGCTGAAGCATATTGGGACGTTCAAGAGGATGGAAACGTGGACGAAGATCACGACCCGAACGACGACTTCATCAACCAAAACATTTTGAGGATTAGAAAAACTCCGGAAGAGCTGAGCAAGCAGTTCAATGTGCCTGTTGCTACAGTGAAGCGAAATATAGAAACTGCTCGGGAGGCgctcaagaagaggagagaaaaggaacgGCCGCATCCAGACGTTGATGATAAAATTGTCACCGGATGGAATGGTCTGGTGGTATCGGCTTTGATACGAACGGCGGCTTTCTTAAAGGAGTTGCAGCCAGAGAAGAGCCTAAAGTATCTCAGCGCGGCCAAAAAGAGTATATCATTTATCAAGGAAAATCTTTGGgatgagaagaacaagaccTTGTATCGGATATGGAGCGATGGAAGACACACTGAAGGCTTTGCGGATGACTATGCGTATTTGATTCATGGTCTTTTGGATCTTTTTGACGCTACCGGCGAGGAAAGCTACGTCGAATTTGCCGACAACCTGCAGA AATCACAAAACGCCTTATTTTACGACTCTGCCGGCGCCTTCTACTCAACCACCCTATCCTCCCCTCACACTATCCTTCGTCTCAAAGACGGCATGGACACTTCCCTTCCTTCAACCAACGGCGTTTCCGTCTCAAATCTGTTCCGCCTTGGCGAGCTTCTGGCGGACGAAAAATTCACCGGCCTCGCCCGAGAGACGATCAATGCCTTTGAAGCAGAGATGTTGCAGCACCCGTGGCTGTTCCCAGGATTGCTGGGAGGTGTTGTCGTGGCGAGATTGGGATTGGGGCTGGAGGGCAGGACTCTGAATGTGCGATACAAGTCAACGAGACGGAAAGCGTAA
- a CDS encoding uncharacterized protein (TransMembrane:1 (o758-776i)~EggNog:ENOG41), translating to MVVSELTASAVAMKSSPPSERGDSSGSSIEAQLPPLQNRAKEGRSPFVKGYGDSLVAWQLLDDESVERARRENKLIFLHIGYRACHFSRLMALESFMNSDCAAVLNHSFIPIIIDREVRPDIDTIYMNYVQAVSNSGGWPLNLFLTPELEPVFGGTYWPGPSVARRAAEDHGDEPLDFLVILKKVRNIWKDQQARCRKEATEVIGQLREFAAEGTLGKRSIAAPQQQQIAPAGWAAPVSNQPVAKVSDSADVSSELDLDQLEEAYTHIAGTFDPVYGGFGLAPKFLTPPKLAFLLNLVNFPTPVQDVVGEAECKHALDMALDTLRKIRDGALHDHIGATGFARCSVTPDWSIPNFEKLVVDNAELLQLYLEAWRKSGGKEDSEFYDVVVELAEYLTSPPIALPNGGFASSEAADSYAKRGDAEKREGAYYLWTRREFASVVNADDKHISAIAEAYWDVQEDGNVDEDHDPNDDFINQNILRIRKTPEELSKQFNVPVATVKRNIETAREALKKRREKERPHPDVDDKIVTGWNGLVVSALIRTAAFLKELQPEKSLKYLSAAKKSISFIKENLWDEKNKTLYRIWSDGRHTEGFADDYAYLIHGLLDLFDATGEESYVEFADNLQKSQNALFYDSAGAFYSTTLSSPHTILRLKDGMDTSLPSTNGVSVSNLFRLGELLADEKFTGLARETINAFEAEMLQHPWLFPGLLGGVVVARLGLGLEGRTLNVRYKSTRRKA from the exons ATGGTTGTCTCCGAGCTGACAGCTTCTGCCGTCGCCATGAAATCTTCCCCACCGTCGGAGAGAGgagacagcagcggcagcagcatagAAGCTCAACTACCGCCTCTCCAGAATCGCGCAAAAGAAGGCAGGTCGCCGTTTGTCAAGGGCTATGGTGATAGTCTTGTGGCATGGCAGCTGCTGGACGATGAGTCTGTTGAAAGAGCgaggagagagaacaagCTAATCTTTTTGCACATTGGATACAGAGCGTGCCACT TCTCTCGCCTTATGGCGCTCGAATCCTTTATGAACTCCGATTGCGCTGCCGTCTTAAACCACTCATTTatccccatcatcatcgaccgCGAAGTGCGCCCCGATATTGACACCATCTACATGAACTACGTCCAAGCCGTGAGCAACTCTGGAGGCTGGCCGCTCAACCTCTTCCTTACGCCCGAACTGGAGCCTGTTTTCGGTGGAACGTACTGGCCTGGCCCAAGTGTAGCAAGGAGAGCTGCAGAAGACCACGGTGACGAGCCCTTGGATTTTCTGGTCATCTTGAAAAAAGTGCGCAACATCTGGAAGGATCAGCAGGCAAGATGCCGCAAAGAGGCAACCGAGGTCATTGGCCAACTGCGTGAATTTGCGGCCGAAGGCACTCTGGGGAAACGAAGCATCGCGGctccacagcagcagcagatagCTCCGGCTGGCTGGGCTGCGCCAGTGTCCAACCAGCCTGTGGCCAAGGTGAGCGACAGTGCGGACGTTTCCAGCGAGCTGGACCTTGAccagcttgaagaagcttATACGCACATTGCTGGAACCTTTGATCCTGTGTATGGAGGATTTGGCCTGGCGCCCAAATTCTTGACGCCACCCAAGTTGGCCTTTCTTTTGAATCTGGTCAACTTCCCTACCCCTGTTCAGGATGTTGTGGGTGAAGCTGAGTGCAAGCATGCACTGGATATGGCTCTGGATACCTTGCGCAAGATTCGAGATGGGGCGCTGCATGACCACATCGGAGCCACTGGATTTGCGCGATGTTCGGTTACACCTGATTGGAGCATACCCAACTTTGAGAAGTTGGTCGTTGATAACGCtgagcttctgcagctgtaCCTAGAGGCATGGAGAAAGAGCGGCGGAAAGGAGGACAGCGAATTTTACGATGTCGTTGTCGAGCTCGCCGAGTATCTAACCTCCCCGCCCATTGCCCTTCCAAACGGTGGCTTTGCCTCATCCGAAGCTGCAGATTCGTATGCCAAGAGAGGAGACgccgaaaagagagagggagctTATTATCTATGGACACGGCGTGAGTTCGCTTCTGTCGTCAACGCTGATGATAAACACATCAGCGCCATAGCTGAAGCATATTGGGACGTTCAAGAGGATGGAAACGTGGACGAAGATCACGACCCGAACGACGACTTCATCAACCAAAACATTTTGAGGATTAGAAAAACTCCGGAAGAGCTGAGCAAGCAGTTCAATGTGCCTGTTGCTACAGTGAAGCGAAATATAGAAACTGCTCGGGAGGCgctcaagaagaggagagaaaaggaacgGCCGCATCCAGACGTTGATGATAAAATTGTCACCGGATGGAATGGTCTGGTGGTATCGGCTTTGATACGAACGGCGGCTTTCTTAAAGGAGTTGCAGCCAGAGAAGAGCCTAAAGTATCTCAGCGCGGCCAAAAAGAGTATATCATTTATCAAGGAAAATCTTTGGgatgagaagaacaagaccTTGTATCGGATATGGAGCGATGGAAGACACACTGAAGGCTTTGCGGATGACTATGCGTATTTGATTCATGGTCTTTTGGATCTTTTTGACGCTACCGGCGAGGAAAGCTACGTCGAATTTGCCGACAACCTGCAGA AATCACAAAACGCCTTATTTTACGACTCTGCCGGCGCCTTCTACTCAACCACCCTATCCTCCCCTCACACTATCCTTCGTCTCAAAGACGGCATGGACACTTCCCTTCCTTCAACCAACGGCGTTTCCGTCTCAAATCTGTTCCGCCTTGGCGAGCTTCTGGCGGACGAAAAATTCACCGGCCTCGCCCGAGAGACGATCAATGCCTTTGAAGCAGAGATGTTGCAGCACCCGTGGCTGTTCCCAGGATTGCTGGGAGGTGTTGTCGTGGCGAGATTGGGATTGGGGCTGGAGGGCAGGACTCTGAATGTGCGATACAAGTCAACGAGACGGAAAGCGTAA
- a CDS encoding uncharacterized protein (EggNog:ENOG41) codes for MEEPQYTVFIRVPIPRRGFVDPAPVSWDVAKDEALWKILSGHKEIDWNLVADRFEVPVDFLVQQVAYLNERHQSHFRAQVRKATAAVKGSATQSPIPGSDLAGPGHLRTPSALSIRRDVSGLRNESGTFASNAPTRPTMSRNTSATTTVMRDGGGASPRTSNKPSLRAAEQAGRTRLSSLPMESPVPRSPRSPSSPEQPGAEVDRANSPGPADNSSSSSSDDDSMPVQSRIIRRPPRFQQQESYPPGYQPDEDDESEPAFQPYNAPSADTSSPDLASTLKLKDSRNKARRNQKAVAKSPYHSQTSDSSASSPAMVLRPPKTRDVHSAGPVSPRHTAEPGSSEGTHSISSSFSDLDDASVTRSAMEEAYASMDRGSGSRFSISLPFRNR; via the exons ATGGAAGAGCCACAATACACAGTCTTCATCAGGGTGCCTATCCCCCGTCGGGGCTTTGTCGATCCAGCGCCG GTCAGCTGGGACGTTGCCAAAGATGAGGCTCTATGGAAGATCCTCTCAGGACACAAGGAAATTGACT GGAATCTAGT AGCCGATCGGTTCGAAGTCCCCGTCGACTTTCTGGTGCAGCAGGTAGCCTACCTCAACGAACGACATCAATCACATTTTCGCGCCCAAGTGAGAAAAGCGACCGCCGCGGTCAAGGGCTCTGCCACTCAGTCACCTATACCCGGATCCGATTTAGCTGGTCCAGGCCATTTGAGGACGCCGTCAGCCTTGTCTATACGCCGCGACGTGTCTGGGCTGCGCAATGAGAGCGGCACATTCGCATCCAATGCGCCGACTCGCCCGACCATGTCGCGCAACACCTCGGCGACTACGACGGTCATGAGGGATGGCGGAGGCGCATCTCCTAGAACGAGCAACAAGCCCAGTCTCCGAGCAGCTGAGCAAGCTGGGCGAACACGGCTATCATCATTGCCAATGGAATCGCCGGTCCCAAGGTCTCCAAGGTCCCCAAGCTCTCCCGAACAGCCTGGCGCGGAAGTCGACAGGGCGAATTCGCCTGGCCCAGCCGATAACAGTTCAAGCTCTTCATCCGACGATGACTCAATGCCGGTTCAGTCTCGCATCATCCGTCGGCCGCCTCGGTTTCAGCAGCAGGAATCATACCCTCCTGGCTATCAGcccgatgaggatgacgaatCAGAACCCGCGTTTCAGCCGTATAACGCGCCATCTGCCGATACGTCGTCGCCTGACCTGGCATCCACGTTGAAATTGAAAGACAGTCGGAATAAGGCGAGGCGAAATCAAAAGGCAGTTGCGAAATCGCCCTATCATTCGCAAACCTCTGACTCGTCAGCTAGTTCACCCGCCATGGTGCTGCGACCGCCGAAGACGCGAGATGTCCATAGTGCAGGCCCCGTGTCGCCTCGCCATACCGCAGAGCCGGGGAGCAGCGAAGGCACCCATAGCATCAGTAGCAGCTTTAGCGACTTGGATG ATGCATCCGTCACACGATCCGCCATGGAAGAAGCGTATGCTAGTATGGATCGCGGCAGCGGAAGTCGCTTTAGCATCAGCCTTCCGTTTCGAAACCGCTGA